The following proteins are co-located in the Polystyrenella longa genome:
- a CDS encoding PVC-type heme-binding CxxCH protein, which yields MKSFPTLLFSITLCCISSFSTSLRAEKEPDRLAKNAIEGLEIADGLEASLFVSEPEMLSPTNIDIDAYGRVWVCEVVNYRRRNGERPEGDRILIFEDEDGDGKADSKKVFYQGRDIDTAMGICVLGNRVIVSVAPYVFILIDDDGDDKADRKQVLFSQTGQPQHDHSNHAFLFGPDGKLYWNFGNTGQAVHDAEGNPVISKEGHAVVDNRQPYIGGMVFRCDLDGSNFEVVGHNFRNNYEVTVDSFGTLWQSDNDDDGNQGVRINYVMQHGNFGYRDEITGAGWRDPRVGMAEEVPLRHWHLNDPGVVPNLLQTGGGSPTGICFYEGKLLPEVFQNEIIHTDAGPNIVRAYPVENDGAGYSAEIVNIMEGTRDKWFRPSDVCVAPDGSLIVADWYDPGVGGHHMGDIAKGRLFRIAPPESPYHSSEFDVSTPEGATEALKSPNAARRYLAWTALHEMQRDAETTLVALSQDENPRFQARAYWLLAKIDGRAQQTIDEMSQEENSDLRVQSLRVALQTDVDVVALIGQLINDPSPQVRRECALSLRDIPQNVKAPLWAKLALQHDGEDRWYLEALGIGAADSWDACLSAWLEEVGDKWNSPSNRDIVWRSRAQQTAGMLAKLLRDADVPNETVPRYLRAFDFLPQEDKSEVLLDLALSSNPEDRSARTNLIVQEALSRLPSYDLVREQNKEVEFSEALNRLRGSAAYVELVSRYGLKDRYPELIEIATADPQSSLSVKAILTLLEAKQNEVIREALYSMEPEQAEKLIQVIGNSQHGGSVAVFNKYIEDDEVDLSLRRLATGQLGKSKYGAEQLLKRINEKKLSKKLMVSAEAALLRSADQNIRNAAIKLFPQAPSRNNKPLPPIQELVKREGNVAKGRLVFNDVGTCIKCHQVHGFGKEVGPALTEIGSKLSREAMYEAILFPSAGISHNYESYTIIDDDGNIYSGVLTSITDEEITFKNVDGISRTIKQENIDELIKQDISLMPADMQKIMTEEELVDLVEYMSTLKKEQ from the coding sequence ATGAAGTCATTTCCCACGCTACTATTCTCGATAACCCTCTGTTGCATTTCGAGTTTTTCCACATCCTTACGGGCCGAGAAGGAACCGGACCGTCTAGCAAAGAATGCCATCGAAGGCCTGGAGATTGCTGACGGATTGGAGGCGTCACTGTTCGTCTCAGAACCGGAGATGTTGAGCCCGACGAACATCGACATCGACGCATACGGTCGCGTATGGGTGTGCGAAGTGGTTAACTATCGTCGACGGAATGGGGAGCGTCCCGAGGGGGACCGCATTCTGATCTTCGAAGACGAAGATGGCGACGGAAAAGCAGATTCAAAAAAAGTGTTCTATCAAGGCCGAGACATCGATACGGCAATGGGAATCTGCGTGTTGGGTAACCGGGTTATTGTCTCGGTGGCGCCTTATGTGTTCATTCTGATTGATGACGATGGCGACGACAAAGCCGATCGTAAACAGGTTCTTTTTTCCCAAACAGGGCAACCGCAGCACGACCATTCGAATCATGCATTCCTGTTTGGCCCAGATGGCAAACTATATTGGAACTTCGGCAACACAGGACAGGCCGTGCACGACGCCGAAGGAAACCCGGTGATCAGTAAAGAGGGTCACGCTGTCGTTGATAACAGACAACCGTATATCGGAGGGATGGTTTTCCGCTGCGATCTGGATGGTAGTAATTTCGAGGTAGTGGGACATAACTTCCGTAATAACTATGAGGTGACTGTCGACTCGTTCGGCACCCTCTGGCAGTCGGACAATGACGACGATGGCAATCAAGGTGTTCGAATTAACTATGTGATGCAGCATGGCAACTTTGGTTATCGCGACGAGATCACCGGCGCGGGCTGGCGCGATCCCAGAGTGGGCATGGCTGAAGAAGTCCCTCTGCGACATTGGCACTTGAATGATCCCGGTGTTGTTCCGAATCTGCTGCAAACGGGTGGTGGATCCCCTACGGGAATTTGCTTCTACGAAGGTAAGTTACTGCCGGAAGTCTTCCAGAACGAAATCATTCATACAGACGCCGGACCGAACATCGTCCGCGCATACCCCGTTGAAAATGATGGCGCCGGTTATTCCGCTGAGATCGTGAACATCATGGAGGGGACACGCGACAAATGGTTCCGGCCCTCCGATGTCTGCGTCGCTCCAGATGGCTCGTTGATTGTCGCCGATTGGTACGATCCGGGCGTGGGTGGACACCACATGGGCGACATCGCCAAAGGGCGTCTGTTCCGCATCGCTCCTCCCGAATCACCTTATCATTCGTCCGAGTTCGATGTTTCCACTCCCGAGGGAGCGACCGAAGCGCTAAAATCACCTAACGCAGCCAGGCGTTACCTGGCCTGGACCGCCCTGCATGAAATGCAGCGAGATGCGGAAACAACTCTGGTCGCCCTCAGTCAGGATGAGAACCCCCGTTTTCAGGCTCGGGCTTACTGGTTACTGGCCAAGATCGATGGTCGGGCGCAACAAACCATTGACGAAATGAGCCAGGAAGAAAACAGCGATCTCCGCGTGCAATCCCTGCGAGTTGCTCTACAGACTGACGTCGATGTGGTGGCGCTGATCGGACAACTGATCAACGATCCGTCACCGCAGGTTCGACGCGAATGTGCTCTTAGTCTGCGCGACATTCCTCAAAACGTGAAAGCTCCCCTGTGGGCAAAGCTTGCCCTGCAACACGATGGTGAAGATCGCTGGTATCTGGAAGCATTAGGCATCGGTGCCGCCGATAGTTGGGACGCTTGCCTCTCGGCCTGGTTGGAGGAAGTGGGCGACAAATGGAACAGTCCCTCGAATCGAGATATCGTCTGGCGTTCGCGTGCCCAACAAACTGCTGGAATGCTGGCGAAGCTGCTCCGAGATGCGGACGTTCCTAACGAAACTGTTCCCCGTTACCTGCGTGCCTTTGATTTCCTGCCACAGGAAGATAAATCCGAAGTCCTGCTCGATCTGGCACTCAGTTCCAACCCGGAAGATCGTTCGGCCCGCACGAACCTGATTGTACAAGAAGCTCTCTCCCGTTTGCCTTCTTACGATCTGGTACGAGAACAGAACAAAGAAGTAGAGTTCAGCGAGGCCTTGAATCGTCTGCGAGGAAGTGCAGCCTATGTCGAACTGGTCAGCCGCTACGGACTCAAGGATCGTTACCCAGAGTTGATTGAGATCGCGACTGCGGATCCACAATCCTCTTTATCAGTTAAGGCAATTCTGACGTTACTCGAAGCGAAGCAGAATGAAGTGATTCGCGAAGCCCTGTATTCCATGGAGCCGGAACAAGCAGAGAAACTGATTCAAGTGATCGGGAACTCTCAGCATGGTGGCTCCGTGGCGGTCTTCAACAAGTACATCGAAGATGATGAGGTCGACCTCTCCCTGCGACGCCTGGCGACAGGACAGCTGGGCAAATCGAAGTACGGTGCGGAACAGTTGCTGAAACGCATTAACGAGAAAAAACTCTCGAAGAAGCTGATGGTCTCTGCCGAGGCGGCCCTATTGCGTTCGGCGGACCAGAACATTCGAAACGCAGCGATTAAATTGTTCCCGCAAGCCCCCTCCCGTAACAACAAACCATTGCCACCCATTCAGGAACTGGTGAAACGAGAAGGAAACGTCGCCAAAGGGCGTCTGGTCTTCAACGATGTCGGCACCTGTATCAAATGCCATCAGGTCCATGGCTTTGGTAAAGAAGTCGGCCCCGCCTTGACGGAAATCGGATCCAAGTTGAGCCGCGAAGCGATGTATGAAGCAATCCTCTTTCCCAGTGCGGGAATCAGCCACAACTACGAGTCGTACACCATCATTGATGATGACGGCAACATCTACAGTGGTGTGTTGACCAGTATCACGGATGAAGAGATCACGTTCAAAAATGTCGACGGAATCTCCAGAACGATCAAGCAGGAAAACATAGACGAGCTTATCAAACAGGATATCTCATTGATGCCGGCAGACATGCAGAAGATTATGACCGAGGAAGAACTCGTCGATCTAGTTGAATACATGAGCACCTTGAAGAAAGAGCAATAA
- a CDS encoding DUF1080 domain-containing protein: MSHHSSSILKSVLALASVFLIACTTSLPAAEPEFISIFDGKTLDGWDGNPEFWSVEDGSITGETTKENPTEGNTFIIWRGGEPGDFELELDYKIVGHNSGIQYRSFEVPDQKWVVGGYQADMEVGDMYSGINYGERFRGILALRGQATVIGDDHKPTVVEEFAKTEDLQKEIKKEDWNHYRIVAKDFNFVHYINGVRMSEVTDNDVEQRREKGVLALQLHAGPPMKVQFKNIKLKKLPKVKTTAKENKKIVFVAGTKSHGYGAHEHKAGCMLLAEAIEDNMSGYETTVVTEGWPTDVSVFDGADSIVVYCDGGERHPINQHLEEVDSLMKKGVGLVLIHYAVEVPKDPSGKKFLEWIGGFFEMDWSVNPHWTANFTQFPEHPIASGVKPFQIHDEWYYHMRFVEGMNNVTPILTDIPPKSSLSRPDGPHSGNPYVRAEAGKPQHVAWARERKDGGRGFGFTGGHDHWNWGNDGHRKVVLNAIVWTAGGEVPEAGVASATPTVEELEANQDYPKPDNYNPARIQKMLSEWKTALAN, translated from the coding sequence ATGTCCCACCACTCATCGTCCATCCTTAAATCGGTCTTGGCGTTGGCAAGCGTCTTTCTGATCGCCTGTACGACTTCATTGCCAGCTGCAGAGCCCGAATTCATCTCGATTTTCGATGGTAAAACCTTGGACGGCTGGGATGGAAACCCGGAATTCTGGAGTGTCGAAGATGGCTCGATCACCGGAGAAACGACTAAAGAGAATCCAACCGAAGGGAACACCTTCATCATCTGGCGTGGCGGCGAACCGGGCGATTTTGAACTGGAACTCGATTACAAAATCGTGGGTCACAACTCCGGGATTCAGTATCGCAGCTTCGAAGTTCCCGACCAGAAATGGGTTGTGGGCGGATACCAGGCCGACATGGAAGTGGGCGATATGTACTCCGGCATCAACTACGGCGAACGATTTCGCGGGATCCTTGCCTTGCGGGGTCAGGCTACGGTGATCGGCGATGATCATAAACCAACCGTCGTTGAAGAATTCGCCAAGACAGAAGACCTGCAGAAAGAGATCAAAAAAGAAGACTGGAACCACTACCGCATTGTGGCGAAAGATTTCAACTTCGTGCACTACATCAACGGTGTCCGCATGAGCGAAGTGACGGACAACGATGTCGAACAACGTCGCGAGAAAGGTGTCCTTGCTCTGCAGTTGCACGCTGGCCCCCCGATGAAGGTGCAGTTTAAGAACATCAAACTGAAAAAACTCCCTAAGGTAAAAACGACCGCGAAAGAAAACAAAAAAATCGTCTTTGTGGCCGGCACGAAAAGCCATGGTTACGGAGCCCACGAACATAAAGCAGGTTGCATGCTGCTGGCTGAAGCGATCGAAGATAACATGTCCGGTTACGAGACAACGGTCGTCACTGAGGGCTGGCCAACTGACGTTTCCGTGTTTGATGGTGCCGACAGCATTGTGGTCTACTGTGATGGCGGCGAACGCCACCCGATCAATCAACATCTGGAAGAAGTCGATTCCTTGATGAAAAAAGGCGTCGGCCTGGTTTTGATTCACTACGCTGTTGAAGTTCCTAAGGACCCTTCCGGAAAAAAGTTTCTGGAGTGGATCGGTGGTTTCTTTGAAATGGACTGGTCTGTGAATCCCCACTGGACTGCTAACTTCACACAGTTCCCCGAACACCCAATCGCCAGCGGTGTGAAACCATTTCAGATCCATGACGAGTGGTATTATCACATGCGGTTTGTAGAAGGAATGAACAACGTCACCCCCATCCTGACGGACATCCCCCCCAAAAGTTCGCTCAGCCGTCCCGATGGTCCTCACAGTGGTAACCCCTACGTTCGTGCCGAAGCAGGCAAACCGCAGCACGTCGCCTGGGCACGAGAGCGTAAAGATGGTGGACGTGGATTTGGTTTCACTGGAGGACACGACCACTGGAACTGGGGAAACGACGGCCATCGTAAAGTTGTATTAAACGCAATCGTCTGGACAGCCGGCGGCGAAGTTCCTGAAGCAGGAGTGGCCTCCGCGACACCAACTGTTGAAGAACTGGAAGCGAACCAGGACTATCCCAAACCAGACAACTACAACCCCGCTCGCATTCAAAAGATGCTATCCGAATGGAAAACGGCACTCGCAAACTAA
- a CDS encoding leucine-rich repeat domain-containing protein translates to MLTSEPDSAAQPDTPPAKTSPRYRYLKYSLLVLLLIVVFLFWKWDDLLLAMTPGLDAEAQQKIVAELEPLGIKSEQDAETGEIVKVFFPPQRTFTDDILLKLAGFDSLKELQIEDGPFTNQGLKVVRTMPNLERVFAGGTAITDSGLADLTRCPKLRILNLDRCTEISKEGWTQLKHFPNLQSLSVHDCEFGEEGAEAIAKHGALLEVRLSGAQHINKQAMSHIASIPGLQVFTLYSSRMKDESFVELAAATQLRMLEIDYCSNLTDKSMEAIGQLKKLQLLNMMGCQKISDDGLAMISGLEDMESLNIYLTGTTSSGLKHLQNMHQIKRIRFNALNATDEDIEPLANFLHLEGLYLPGADISDEALKPLQSLKELNTISLGGNQQFTGEGLKYLTGSKGVDKVVLANIPVGNDAILILQEFPELKQLVLRDVLVDDQAIPQLAKLESLEQIQLIFTGITRDEAKRLDELLPNCNVAFFQKQNP, encoded by the coding sequence ATGTTAACATCCGAACCAGATTCCGCTGCACAGCCGGACACCCCACCTGCGAAGACATCCCCGCGCTACAGGTACCTCAAGTACTCGCTGCTCGTCCTGTTATTGATCGTGGTCTTCCTCTTCTGGAAATGGGACGATCTGTTGCTGGCGATGACACCTGGTTTGGATGCGGAAGCGCAGCAGAAGATTGTTGCGGAACTGGAGCCACTCGGAATTAAGTCCGAACAAGATGCCGAGACGGGCGAAATTGTTAAAGTCTTCTTTCCACCTCAACGCACCTTCACTGACGACATTCTCCTGAAACTCGCAGGATTCGACAGTCTGAAGGAACTCCAAATTGAGGACGGGCCTTTCACCAATCAGGGGCTAAAAGTCGTGCGAACGATGCCCAATCTAGAGCGTGTGTTTGCCGGCGGAACGGCCATCACGGATAGTGGATTGGCCGACTTGACCCGTTGCCCGAAACTTCGCATTCTGAATCTCGACAGATGTACGGAAATCAGCAAAGAAGGTTGGACGCAACTGAAGCACTTCCCCAACTTGCAGTCTCTAAGCGTTCACGATTGTGAGTTTGGAGAAGAAGGGGCGGAAGCGATTGCCAAACATGGGGCATTGCTGGAAGTTCGTTTATCAGGTGCTCAGCATATCAACAAACAGGCGATGTCTCACATTGCCTCGATCCCTGGCCTCCAGGTTTTCACACTCTATTCATCACGAATGAAAGATGAATCTTTCGTTGAACTGGCAGCGGCTACGCAGTTGCGCATGTTGGAAATCGATTACTGTTCCAACTTAACAGACAAGTCGATGGAAGCAATCGGCCAGTTAAAGAAACTGCAATTGCTCAACATGATGGGTTGCCAGAAAATTAGCGATGATGGACTGGCGATGATTTCAGGCCTTGAGGACATGGAAAGTTTAAACATCTATCTCACGGGCACTACGAGTAGTGGGCTCAAACATCTACAAAACATGCACCAGATCAAACGAATCCGATTCAATGCTTTAAACGCAACAGACGAAGACATCGAACCACTCGCCAATTTTCTCCACCTGGAGGGACTCTATCTACCCGGCGCCGATATCTCTGATGAAGCCTTGAAACCGTTGCAGAGTTTAAAAGAACTAAACACGATTTCTCTGGGTGGAAACCAGCAGTTTACCGGAGAAGGCCTGAAGTACCTGACGGGCTCTAAGGGGGTCGACAAGGTCGTTCTGGCCAACATACCAGTCGGTAATGATGCTATCCTGATATTGCAGGAATTCCCTGAATTGAAACAATTAGTATTAAGAGACGTACTCGTTGATGACCAAGCGATTCCTCAACTAGCTAAATTGGAATCTCTGGAGCAAATTCAATTAATTTTTACCGGGATTACCCGAGATGAGGCAAAGCGTTTGGACGAATTGCTGCCAAACTGCAATGTTGCCTTCTTCCAGAAGCAAAATCCTTGA
- a CDS encoding YqgE/AlgH family protein, giving the protein MTESLKGKYLIASRQLRDPNFYKSVVLIVEDDDEEGTMGLIINHPSALRVSQAVEGFFYLPETEERLFIGGPVEPTALFLLHSFTEYKDGEPNILPGIFLGSSAETFEQVIETLGMGGSGRWFRIFSGCAGWAPNQLQSEVARGDWIVHPAETEDLLGAEPYDFWERMSREATPYQGLMPKVSGNPEFN; this is encoded by the coding sequence ATGACAGAATCACTTAAAGGTAAATATCTGATCGCCAGTCGTCAATTGCGGGATCCCAACTTCTATAAAAGCGTCGTCCTGATTGTTGAAGACGATGACGAAGAAGGCACGATGGGGCTGATCATCAATCACCCCTCTGCTCTGCGGGTCTCCCAAGCGGTCGAAGGTTTCTTTTATCTTCCTGAAACCGAAGAAAGACTGTTCATCGGCGGACCGGTTGAACCGACGGCGCTCTTTCTGCTGCACAGCTTCACCGAGTACAAAGATGGCGAACCCAACATTTTGCCTGGTATCTTTCTGGGCAGCAGTGCCGAGACATTCGAGCAAGTTATAGAAACGCTCGGTATGGGTGGCTCCGGTCGCTGGTTTCGAATTTTCTCCGGATGCGCTGGTTGGGCTCCAAATCAGTTACAGTCCGAAGTCGCACGCGGCGACTGGATCGTTCATCCGGCTGAAACAGAAGATCTTCTGGGCGCGGAACCGTACGATTTCTGGGAACGCATGTCTCGCGAAGCGACTCCATACCAGGGCCTGATGCCCAAGGTATCCGGCAATCCCGAGTTCAATTAG
- a CDS encoding TolC family protein translates to MSKISPSKYKHPGDNAARTRRLANVRVGLLLLVSLALLGCMSGGKKLIYFNKPKHNYYKDAVAEVEYPSVYTETNPEAVASLPPRSIKQLSDTDLWDLSIAETIHIAMANSEVIKQSAQFLSPQNPLLNNPLGADSIFDPAIQETGVLIGNRGVEAALADFDATVTTSALWGRNEEVQNSIFSSGGLPAGSVLTQETAAFNTRLQKQLAQGGSFAVSNNLNYLGSNAPSRLFPSAYTGSVQAEFRQPLMAGRGAEFTRIAGPIGNNLAGVSGVNQGVVISRINNDIVISRLQTALNNMMLDVEDLYWNLALAYRVYDSQKMSENFSHQIWRQIAARQGESFDGGGYAQVSQARADYYSARERAQTALNDLYDAELRLRRMLGLPANDGRLIRPSTEAQLAEFIPDWDLARLNALSQRPELRQTKWEIQSLELQHKAAKSLLKPRIDFVSSYNVNSFGDHLRSANDNDGVTGQGFDSAMESLTAGEQTGWNLGFEASVPIGQRTAHARVQNLEFTLRKAKAVLSIQEKEICDELASSISQMEGFYVRAKTNFASRKASADFLEAEEENFKFSRTSLDQLLRARLGLVEAEVSFFQSVVQYNQAIAEVHHRQGILLKENNITMIEGDWKKEAYAQSERREIARAHGWDDDLGLLHSEPMEFIGPEPPLLDVHRPESRQEKAEPQPVRPAPMPVPVPDADAPVARKAPTRSNQSTNSWKKAGAQAAPRIVNQRRLTPPPAPPSVPESAPSFTRTVDSNVQPASGWKARD, encoded by the coding sequence GTGAGCAAAATCTCCCCAAGTAAATACAAACATCCCGGCGATAACGCCGCTCGAACGCGCAGGTTAGCCAATGTGCGCGTGGGATTGTTGCTGCTTGTATCGCTGGCTCTGCTCGGTTGCATGTCCGGCGGCAAAAAACTGATCTACTTCAACAAGCCCAAGCATAACTACTACAAAGATGCTGTCGCTGAAGTGGAATATCCCTCGGTTTATACCGAGACGAATCCGGAAGCCGTTGCCTCTCTGCCTCCACGCTCGATCAAGCAACTCTCTGATACCGATTTGTGGGATCTGTCCATTGCCGAAACGATTCATATCGCAATGGCAAATAGCGAAGTTATCAAGCAGTCGGCTCAGTTTCTCTCACCTCAAAACCCGCTGTTGAACAATCCGCTGGGCGCCGACTCAATCTTCGATCCGGCTATTCAAGAAACAGGTGTTCTGATTGGGAACCGAGGAGTGGAAGCGGCACTCGCCGATTTCGATGCGACCGTAACGACTTCAGCATTGTGGGGCCGAAACGAAGAAGTCCAGAACAGTATCTTCAGCTCGGGTGGTTTACCGGCCGGTTCTGTTTTGACACAGGAAACCGCTGCCTTCAATACACGATTGCAAAAACAACTGGCCCAGGGGGGATCATTCGCTGTCTCGAATAATCTCAACTACCTTGGCTCCAACGCACCCAGCCGCTTGTTCCCGTCTGCTTACACTGGTTCCGTTCAGGCTGAATTCCGGCAACCTTTGATGGCAGGACGCGGAGCCGAGTTCACCCGTATCGCGGGGCCGATTGGAAATAATCTGGCCGGCGTCTCGGGAGTGAATCAGGGTGTCGTGATCTCGCGTATCAACAACGACATTGTTATCTCGCGATTACAAACTGCCTTGAACAACATGATGCTTGATGTTGAAGACTTATACTGGAACCTGGCGCTGGCCTATCGCGTCTATGACAGTCAGAAGATGTCGGAGAATTTCTCTCATCAAATCTGGCGGCAAATCGCAGCACGGCAAGGCGAAAGTTTTGACGGTGGCGGATACGCTCAGGTATCTCAGGCTCGTGCCGACTACTACTCCGCACGGGAACGGGCTCAGACCGCGCTCAACGACTTGTACGACGCCGAACTTCGACTTCGCCGAATGCTCGGGTTGCCTGCCAATGATGGTCGTTTGATTCGCCCGTCGACAGAAGCTCAGCTCGCCGAGTTTATTCCCGACTGGGATCTGGCGCGATTGAATGCGTTATCCCAGCGACCGGAGTTGCGGCAAACCAAATGGGAAATTCAGAGTCTGGAATTGCAGCACAAAGCGGCCAAAAGTTTGCTCAAGCCGCGTATCGATTTTGTCTCCAGCTACAACGTCAACTCCTTCGGCGATCATTTGAGAAGCGCGAATGATAATGACGGTGTGACTGGTCAGGGTTTTGATAGTGCGATGGAATCATTGACGGCTGGTGAACAGACCGGATGGAATTTAGGATTCGAAGCATCCGTACCAATCGGGCAACGTACTGCGCATGCTCGCGTACAAAACCTGGAGTTCACCCTCCGTAAAGCAAAAGCGGTCCTGTCGATTCAAGAGAAGGAAATCTGCGATGAACTCGCTTCGTCCATCAGTCAGATGGAAGGCTTCTATGTTCGCGCGAAAACCAACTTTGCCAGTCGCAAAGCCTCTGCCGATTTCCTGGAAGCTGAAGAAGAGAACTTTAAATTCAGTCGGACATCGCTCGACCAGTTGCTGCGAGCAAGGTTAGGGCTGGTTGAAGCAGAAGTCTCCTTCTTCCAGTCGGTGGTGCAATACAACCAGGCGATCGCGGAAGTTCATCATCGTCAGGGAATTCTCCTTAAGGAGAACAACATCACGATGATTGAAGGGGACTGGAAGAAAGAAGCCTACGCACAATCAGAACGACGTGAAATTGCCCGGGCGCATGGATGGGACGACGATCTCGGGTTGTTGCATTCGGAACCGATGGAATTCATCGGCCCCGAACCTCCCCTGTTGGATGTGCATCGACCGGAATCCAGACAGGAAAAAGCGGAACCACAACCAGTCCGCCCGGCTCCAATGCCCGTCCCTGTACCCGATGCAGATGCACCGGTCGCTCGTAAAGCCCCGACAAGAAGTAACCAATCCACGAATTCATGGAAAAAAGCGGGCGCACAGGCAGCACCTCGAATCGTCAACCAACGTCGTCTGACTCCACCTCCAGCACCACCCTCAGTTCCCGAATCGGCTCCCAGCTTTACCCGCACGGTGGACAGCAACGTCCAACCCGCCAGTGGCTGGAAAGCCCGCGACTAA
- a CDS encoding aspartate aminotransferase family protein: MATPIQFTGEDRSNQVRQTITQQEPVALRTYTPSQAVFAKSAGCFHWTPEGRRLYDFSAGVLVANLGHNPRSWMKRFSEYMGWKPEHLTGEGEGEYFEAVTLTAYNAITEVEAEAVKRLVSHLGKTAGGEKLDTIMWAASGSEAVQKALWACLHRDEERDLIIATRYGFHGKKGLAGAVTGSESDTDRDPRVKFVSFPREECDDTSKYGEPLDVSSYRAELDALYEEFGSRLNCLITEPYLGGGGSYHPPAEYLQMLVEWCNEKDVMFILDEVQANFGRTGKIFAFEKYGITPDFVCMGKGLGNGIPVAAVAGRGDIMASLKYGEASDTWSASPIACAAVLATLDEFELGTVMENTQVISKLLFAGLEKLKETGIIAKVRGEGLVFGIECADVGDLSSKEVAVAVVKKCYQGKEGSDGIHLLGPLAGNVLRVSPPQTITTEEANTSIALLHSLLEELAEELKGSTVSAKA; encoded by the coding sequence ATGGCTACTCCGATTCAATTTACGGGTGAAGATCGCTCCAATCAGGTTCGACAGACAATTACGCAACAGGAGCCGGTTGCCCTGCGGACTTACACTCCGTCGCAAGCGGTCTTCGCCAAGTCGGCTGGTTGCTTCCACTGGACTCCCGAAGGTCGTCGCCTGTATGACTTTTCCGCCGGTGTACTAGTGGCCAACTTAGGACACAACCCCCGCAGTTGGATGAAACGGTTCAGCGAATACATGGGCTGGAAACCGGAACACCTCACGGGCGAAGGAGAAGGCGAGTACTTCGAAGCGGTTACACTGACTGCTTACAACGCCATTACCGAAGTCGAAGCGGAAGCGGTCAAACGCCTGGTGAGCCATCTCGGCAAAACGGCCGGTGGCGAAAAACTCGATACGATCATGTGGGCCGCCTCTGGTTCCGAAGCGGTTCAGAAAGCACTCTGGGCCTGCCTGCATCGCGACGAAGAACGCGACTTGATCATCGCCACCCGTTACGGATTCCACGGTAAAAAAGGACTCGCTGGGGCGGTCACCGGTTCAGAAAGCGACACTGATCGTGACCCTCGCGTGAAGTTTGTCAGCTTCCCCCGCGAAGAATGTGACGACACGTCCAAATACGGTGAGCCACTCGATGTCTCTTCCTACCGAGCCGAACTTGATGCTCTGTATGAAGAATTCGGTTCACGACTGAACTGCTTGATCACCGAGCCTTATCTCGGTGGTGGCGGTAGTTATCACCCCCCTGCAGAATACCTGCAGATGCTGGTTGAGTGGTGTAACGAGAAGGACGTGATGTTCATCCTCGACGAAGTTCAAGCCAACTTCGGTCGTACGGGCAAAATCTTTGCGTTTGAGAAATACGGCATCACCCCTGACTTCGTCTGCATGGGCAAAGGCCTCGGAAACGGGATTCCGGTAGCAGCTGTTGCCGGTCGTGGCGATATCATGGCGAGCCTGAAATACGGCGAAGCCTCCGACACCTGGTCCGCTTCCCCCATCGCCTGCGCCGCCGTACTGGCCACGCTCGATGAGTTCGAACTGGGGACCGTCATGGAAAACACCCAGGTCATTTCGAAACTTTTGTTTGCAGGTCTCGAAAAACTGAAAGAGACGGGCATCATCGCCAAGGTCCGCGGCGAAGGCCTAGTCTTTGGAATCGAATGTGCCGACGTGGGCGATCTCTCTTCGAAAGAAGTCGCCGTGGCAGTCGTCAAGAAATGTTACCAAGGTAAGGAAGGTAGCGACGGCATCCATCTGCTCGGCCCTCTCGCCGGCAATGTCCTCCGCGTCAGTCCTCCGCAGACGATCACCACGGAAGAAGCCAACACTTCCATCGCCCTCCTGCATTCACTGCTTGAGGAACTCGCCGAAGAACTGAAAGGTTCCACCGTCTCCGCGAAGGCCTAG